In the Xiphias gladius isolate SHS-SW01 ecotype Sanya breed wild chromosome 7, ASM1685928v1, whole genome shotgun sequence genome, AAATCGTTGAGCTTCAACAAACAATATCAAATCATCAAAATGGTACTATACAATAGTTATCTCACTCGGCAACTGCCTTTGTTCGTTCTTCATAAGCTACATACAATTGTGCAGCTGTCTAGTTGATGTCCATAGTTGGAAGCAACATGTTATCTTATAGCTTTTAATCTTATAAGCTGCTATCCAAATGTGTGTCGAACAATTAATTCCAGAAGTTAGTTTTGACTTGACCTGGAGTTTCTGTCAAACTTTTCCAACCTGCAAAATTTTTACGTTAGCATTTCAGAGGCAGGCACATGCTAGCTTACAAATACTACCATCCTTCACTGCATGCTGAGCTGGAGCCTTTGCACTTCTGATCAGAGCTTTAAATGACTTCCGGATACTCATTTTAATGCACAGTTCAGAGCAGCTGACACAGCTTTCCAAGTACTAGTGCTGACGAGATGGAGTAGAAGCATACTGCATTATCAGGGAGGGATGCCAAATGCAGGAGATGCATACAAGCAGACCAAGCTGTCAGAACTACTCAAGAAAACATTTATCATGAGGAAACAAATTCCACTGCAGTAAGGCAAATGTGCCATGTTATTATCAGCTGGTGTCGACACAATTACGTTGTTGGTCAATGGGACATTATTTCAAttgaaaacaattttgataattgaataacCATTTGAATCGTTTTTCCAGTTCAAATACCATAACATTTGCTGGCTGCAGAATCTCAATTTTGTTGATATACgctgtttcattttattgtaaattgaatactCTTAGGTTTTTGGAATGCTGGCCAGACAAGATAAGCAATCTGAAGACAATACCCTGGGCTTTATTAAATTGTGAAGGGCATTTTGGCATTATAATGACTAAATGAGTAATTACAGAAATCATTAAGATCATCAAAATTCCTTTAGAACAAATGATATTGAATCAATTAGTGGCTTACttgttagttgcaaccctatTATCATTAACTTGCCACAAACATAACTTAACACTTTTCCTCCAGCAGGGTACCATTGAAGAAATACTCCAACCAGCCCCCCTAGATGTACCTGACCTACACCGATGGACCTGGAGAGGAGTATACAGCGGACAGCCAGTTTGCTCCCACTGAAAGCTATTGTTTACTATTAGTGATGTCACCAGCACCACTTCCCGGGAGGGCCTCAGGGGGGGTGGGAAAAACGTAGAGATCAGCAGAACTCTATGACAAAGAGCTAACAGCACACTAAACTGACCCATCGGCTGGCGGCCCAACCCCAATAGATGTTGGGTGCATACTCCCACCATAGCCAAGTGAgcgaaaacaaaacacacaacaccacacactgagggagagagagcaaggacAGGGAAATACACACGAActaaaggagagagggggagacacaCAACACCATTAATCACTTAAGTCATTATCACCAGCCATGGTGGAAAGCACCCTCAAAAACTGCTGCATCCTAAACAATGATTCACATCACAGGCCAACTCTAATTCTTGTGCGACAGAGGTACAGGGTTACTTGCTTGCAGTCTACAGAGTGTACAGACTCCAACCAGCCCCCCTACATGTATCTGACCTACACTGATCGACTGTTGTCACGCtgttcagcttctttttttttttttttgctttgcattaACATAACGTTGTAGATCATGCGCTACTGGTAGAGTAACAACTGTGACTTTAAGGAAAGAGAGcttgtgaaacaaaaaacaaacatgaaaaaactcACTATAAATATATCAACccgctttttttttctttttaagctaAAGGAAAGATGAATAGACAAAAAATTTGTGCAGCACTTTCTCAAGTCTTAACATGCAGCAACAAATCTGAGACACACTCGCACTTGCCTATTAGCAATAGCAACCTAATTTAGATTAGGTGCTTCATGGCATCAGGAGTATCTCTGTGCTTATCATctccattttacatttcattacaggTTTACTGAAGTGGCTAAAAGTACTGATTTGTTATTTCTACTGATAAAAGCATGTAGAGACATCATGATTTCTATACCAGTTTAGTGAATACTGCCATTCACAGTGTCTTGGTAAtactatttaaaacaaaaacaaaataataaacagcacCACAATAGCAGTAGGTGCCAGCCACTGCTGCCATCATTGCAGTGGGGGAGGGGGGTCATGTAAAATGGGGTTGGGCTTTAGCCTCTAGCTCTGGCCATGAGGATATTTCATATCCCAACCTGTGCAATAAGTTTCCCTCCAGTCTAAATCTACCGACCACATTCCACTGTATTAACCTGCTCTCCTTGCAGGTACACGGGATTCGGAAAGGAAGACTTCACGTAATGCAACAGCTTCATTTCCCTGTTTCATTGCCAGAATACTTCAGATTGAGAATAAAAACCTCTTTATTCTCCAGTTACAAAATCAAAGAGGAAATTGCTTCTATAATGACACAAAGgacactgacatacagtatgctggAATGGATTAGGATGCTACAGATTGGGTTCTCTCTTCTgccattttttacagtgttccTCGGGCTATGACCCATTATTTAGCCTACTGGTTTTAGCAACAGTGTCCAGCCTTTGGATTTAAGTTGACAGAAGCCTTACATAAGGTGATTACTTGACGGAGTTAAGGTCTAAATCCAGATATTGTTTTAATAGGTGTAGGAGAAGGTTAGCTTTAAAAGCTTAGAGGTAATAGCGATGTTGAAAGGTGTACAGGGATCACAGATGACTGTTCCCTGGCACACAAACAGTGGCAGGCCTTCTCACTCCTTGGACTAGTACTTTACTGTCTGCAGAGAACTCCATTACCCATGCTGAGATCAGCAGAGTTTCCATTAAGAGCTGATGTCCTTCCCTTAGTAATTAGATTGTATAACACAGTTATTACTGAGCACATCACCACAAAGAAAAGCTTTACTTGAACCATGTAAagcatattctttttttatcagACTGTGAGTTGTGTTTCAGATTAACAGCACCATAACCTAATACATTAACTTCAACAAAAGCGTCTGTTTTAATATGATGAGGACTAGAATCGCCAATGTTGAATGCAGACAGTGCATTAACAGAATATAAAGAGTCGTTGTATACCATACCTGTCAGTGAAGCTGGACTGTGTGTCACTCATTGGGCTTCCGGTTCTAGATTTGCAGCAAATTATATCCGATTAACATTTTCCAGAGTGTGATGAGGCGATTTCCTGGAGCGTCCTTCTCTGGCATTCGTCTGAAGTAGGCAAGGATTTTGAAAATGGTGCCGAGCATAAATTAATGTGACGAAACTGCTGGGTTGTTGCAAGGCACGTCCAAACACTAGAGGAAACAAAAATACTGCCTATATGTTATCTGTCAATAAATACTCCTTGTCAAAATTGACTAGCAGCAAAGAATCTACAGTGCAGACCTTAAAAATTGATCGGGGCCTCTGTCGCAATAGCCGTACAGTCAGACGATATCCTATCCCGGCAATAAACAATATTTTGGCAACAAGAATAAATATACTGCTCCAGCTGGCACAAGTTGTCGTGCATGTATGAACTCCTTGTATGAATCCTTTGCATTCACATCCCAGATTTCCGCCGATATGAAATGTGTAAACAATCTGTATTCCAACGTAATAGACACCTTGGCCCTGCGATGTAGTCCGTCTGCCACCACCCCTGCTCGGCTGAATGGCCTCGGTGCCTAAATGATCTTTGAAGATGCTGGAAATTCCTCCAGTCCCATTTGGTATTCCCTGCTCCCAGAAATGCCTGTCTGTGGCTGTGGGGACGAGTCTCCCGTGACCATGAGAATTGCTCGACACCGAGTTTAAACGACCCGTGTTACAAATTAGCAAAACAACGGCAGCTAATGTTATACCGGCGTAAGGCGTTggattcaaaaacaaaatcgtTTAGATGGtggattaaattaaaaaaaaaaaaaaaaaaaaaaaaaaaaaattcgttTTTAGAAAATCCTTTCTCACGGCGAGCTGGCTGGCGTTGAAACTCGCCAGCTACCAGCTAACAAAACAGATGAGCTCTTTCAGCAAAAAACTTTGCTTCGTGTGCTCTTGTTTCGAGTGCAAACTAAGCAAACTCCCGTTCACAACAATGAGCCGGCCAACGACcgaaaaatatatacacacaacgACGCATGAATGTTGATTGGCCTGCGATATGTCTCCGTGTTGTGTCCTTCAAAAAAGGTCTCCTTGAGCTAAGAAAATCCAGTGAAGTCGGTTAGCATAGCGCAGCGCTCCTTGACTCCATGTTTCCAGAATTCAGTCGTTTCACGGCAGAATTCCCGTGGATGGAAAGCAGGCTAGCTATGTGGCCAGCTAACGGGACAGAAAGTAACAACCAGTCCTCTGTAAACaacgacaaaaaaaaccccgccGAGACGCTTAAAACGGTTAGCGAACATCAAACGCTGATTTTTCCAACCAAAGACGTTATTTATACAAGAATATAACTTGCGGAAAGGTACGAAAAATCCCACTTTCTGCCGCTAGCAACGCCCTAGCCAGCTAGCTGTTGGAGCCCAATAGCGCTTCCACTAACCACTTCCGCCGGGAGATGAGAAAAGTCATTTTGTTTCAGCAAAACGTTAGAACTAACATGAAAGAATAATAACATGTcaacaacattaacaaagaTGCCACTACGgctagtagtagtagtgtcATATTCATTTCAGTATGTAACTTATTCTTATAGTATATAACTATATACAGTAGGCACAGTACGAATAAAGAATCAGACGCTTAAACGTAGCCTATACACATTAGACCTGTAACGAGTAGTCAGTTTGAACAAGTTGACCGAAAGAAAATTAACTTCATCGaataatttctgaaaatatttttaaagaaagaaatttcaaaaataaattaataaataaaataactcaGGTGTGATTATTATTTGCTCGTTTTCTTAGTCCTCTCCAACggttaactgaatatctttgggttttgaactgttggtcatATCATCACCTGAGACCCTCAgaacatttttcactacttATTGACACTATAGACCAAATTATGAATGGAGAAAGTAACTGGTAgactaatcaataatgaaaataaatgttcgTTGCAGCACTAAATCGGCCAATTGTCAggcaaaaaggccaaacattcTTTGTcgcagcttctcaaatgaaaagattaactggttttctcttttttacatcattgtatgaaaaatctttgggttttagactgttggtcagactaAACGACCAAGTTCtcacaggcatttttcactattttctggtATTATATTGACTAAGTAATTAACCAATTGACTGTATAATCACcaaattgataatgaaaataataattagttagAGCCCTAGTTGTTTAGATAGATATTGCTTGATTGTTTGCTTTTCCATGGCAGGCAAACCCATCTTAAGAACTTTCCAGTAAGGAGGAACTTTCCTTTACGTGGTTGACTAAATTGATAATTATGCCTGTTGTTGTaggattatttcattttcttaatggccctctttctctctgtggttgGTCTGGGACTGGGGGAACAGTCATTATGttcattatttacagtttacagtccAGTCCTTTGTCCACAATTCACAAGACGACACTCCTATTCTGATGAAACTTCCGTAACTCATCCACAGGGAAAGCTTGAACgacacagaggaacagaggGAAAACACACTCAAGTGGCAGTGTGTGCGTGCAACAGAGTGTGGGAGACAAGagtgaaaatgcaaaagatACGCAAGTCTGTCTGGAGGCTTTTATTCCTGTCTTAGTGTTTATGTAGTTTGAAAAACATCtgcaaactgtttgtttttgtaatttaacCAAACTGAGCAAAGAGAATGTACTTAAGATGGTAGGTGTTCAAAAGGCCCTTTTTGCACTACCACAATGACTCTGTCCAAATCCTATTTACTTGTAAATAGCCAGGGCTTGTGTACATGAGTTAAATATGTGCAATTATTCCTCTCTACCTTATCTTGatctattttttgtttgtttagatcCTATTTAGCACACCAAATGTATGAGGTAGTACACTgtatatgattatttatttactgtattgtGCATTGCAGTCCGGCTTCATCATTTACATTATTGCCAGCTGACAACATACTGTGCAATGCcacaacatatacagtaaactgTGTATTACAGATAGCATCATACACCATATTAAACTTTGTGTGCCACAATgcatgaaaacataattaaaaatgttgaatttgtgCTAAAAAGGataacaaaaagtaaaactggtCAGTTTTACTCAATAAAAGAATAATGTGACAATATTTTCAGTTGACAAtgctttaaatgtgtttttttccccccttttaaTGTCGTTTTTTAGCATAACCAAATGACTGTCCTCATGTTTCCTCACTGATCATTCATACATAATTGATATGACACCATCATGTGGACAGCTTAGGTAACTTCAGTGTCAGTACATTAAATGCAAATGCAGCTTATCCATTAGTTTCAGTTGGAATCTTGTTGTTTAAATAAGAGCTTTATTTCATTCTCCACAAGAAATGCAAAGGCAAATCATGAAACCCAAAACTGAAAATGGTTCTTCATTATGTTTGTTGTGTTGAAGTGTTTACAATATAgcacaagacaaacacacacacacacacacacacacacacacacacacacacacaaacaaaaaattaagaaaGGACATTCAGACAACTAAGGCACACACCAGTTAGAATTGTACATTCTTGGATATAGTGGTGATGCTCATATGATTTTTAACAGTGGCAGCCAGGTAAACAGGCCTGGTCTGAGAGAGCAATACATCAAATCTCAGTCCAACataaatgggaaaaacaaaaagatgacgGGTGTTTTACCACAATACTGCAGAAATCCATGTGcactaaaataacaaacaggaTACGGTCATAGTAATAAGAAAACAGATATAAAGTCTGAGCACTAAGATGACAGCTGGTAGTTCGGTAACTTTCTCTGCATGGAACAAATGCAGTCTTAGAGCAGGCTAACTCACTCCCATGACACACCTATGTGTTGTGTCTGATCAGTAAGTAAGTTACGCATgcacacagtggaaaaaaagaaaaaattaaatatatatatatatatatatatatatatatatatagacacacacacacacacacacacacacacaataagacTACAAAATAAGTGAAGAACTATGTAACTGAGGTGCCTCCCCATGTATCCCTGCACATGAgggaagtaaaataaatgaaattttttgGGCAGGCTCACAGCAGGCAAATGCTTAGAGGAATTACTCTAAAGTATATTAAACAAAGTAAtcaaacacatcacacacatttctctgGAATTCAACCCAACTTTCCAGTATGACTTCATCTCCCTGAGTATACCTTTCACATCTGCTCAAAATTTTACAAAtggcaaaacaacaacaacaccaaaaaaaaaacaacccaggGTTCCAAGGAAACCAATCCTTATGTTTTGATATGACAATAAATGTTTCACAAGGATCGTGGGTGTTACATGTAAACTGTTTCTTTCCTAATAGTGAACTTCCCACTACCAAATATGACTAGGGAACAGTTCACTCCAACTGAAAGTAGCATCTGTTCATGTGTTTATAGAAAGTGCTTTGGTTTTCAGTAACATAAACTACATCTGTGTTCCTTTCACACCTGCACCTTTTACACAATAATCTAACATGTGTTCAGCAGCAATGACTGCATTAAACaggactttttttaaatgcacatgaTGTTACAGGATATTTCTTGACATAGAAAAATTATGACTTTGAAATATCCattttttaatctcagtttaACATACAAAaggttgattttctttttgtctttccccgtccaaaaacataatgtaaattGATTTCCTTTAAAGAAACTGAAGCAAGTCAGTCCTTCTTCCCTTCATGACCATTAGCTGCTACTGTCTCTAGTtggtctctctgctgtttgtgccATTTCTTGCTTTTTCGTATGGCAAATCGAACAATGTCCACCATGAACACCCAGGATAGAGCATACATAGCCACTCCCCCACACTTGATAAAGAATCTGGGTCTTGGGGAGATCAGCTCACAGTACAGCATTGTGCCTCCCACGAAGATTCGCATCGCcacaaacagaagcacaaacaGGACGTCCACAACATCCCCCAGCAGCGACCTGTAATGTCCTGTCTGTTTGAGGAACCAGCGTGCCTGCAGGAGTGGGTTGGTGATTTCACTGCCAAAGAGTACCGCGCAGGACTCAATGCCAGACTCCCCCAGCCACAGGGTCAACAGGATTCCCAGGATGCTCATGGTGTGGTGGGCCAGCATAACGGGTCCCTCTGTGCGGAAGTACACACACCAGGCcatatcaaaaataaagtaGCCCAGGCTCACCACCATGGCACTTATCTGCAGAGGGGTGTTCTTAGTACCTGGCATccacaaaacagaaagagaaaggttTTAGCtagtatattttttaataccagaaaaaaacaacgGGGCAATCACTGTAATAAAAGGTTATTACTGTGACAGGAGCATATAACTGTTAATATCAACATGCAGAAACCAACTTTTGATTAAGAACTTTGTGTAATACATAATAAAGATAAGAACGGTAAAATGTTTTGGTCACTGCTGAACAGTTTATTCACACTTTGTAAATTGTCCCAACTGCTAGTTTCTATCACTGTATACACTAACAGCTGTTTCAAGTTACACTCCGGCATTTCCAACAACATGCTAAGCAATTtagagctgaaaggattagGAAAGGATCACCTGAAAGTTAATGAGCAATGTTGAAGATAGAatattctttttaaaagcaaaaatgagcCAAACCAactagtttcagcttctcaattgtgatGCTTGCctgcttttcatcattttatgtgatgaatatctttggattttggattgttggttttacaaaacaagacatttgaagatgtcccCTTGGGCTTAGGGAACctgtaatttccattttttaaggttttcctacattttatagaccaaatgattatcCATATCAATAACTATGTCTCAATATATTAGCCCTTACAGTTTGTGACtacttatttacagtacaaatgAACATGCTCATTTGACAATAATTATAACATAAAATTTTATAACTACATCATTTGAATGCACACAAGCTAAGCGTCCTACCTGGATGGGTGAAAGGCCAGGGTCCATCCACATAGCC is a window encoding:
- the tlcd5a gene encoding TLC domain-containing protein 5a — its product is MALLVVCSLLCLSCWASFYFILCNVNGSRSYEWNCRLVTLVHGILAVCITAYIGYVDGPWPFTHPGTKNTPLQISAMVVSLGYFIFDMAWCVYFRTEGPVMLAHHTMSILGILLTLWLGESGIESCAVLFGSEITNPLLQARWFLKQTGHYRSLLGDVVDVLFVLLFVAMRIFVGGTMLYCELISPRPRFFIKCGGVAMYALSWVFMVDIVRFAIRKSKKWHKQQRDQLETVAANGHEGKKD